The Alkalihalobacillus sp. LMS6 genomic interval GATTTCATATTCGTTCGATTAAAATAATGTTAAAACGAAATGAGGGGAAGCGTATGTCAGTACTTGATTATGACCGTATTCTTTTTATTGGTGATTCGATTACAGATTGTAACCGCAATCGCCTAGAGAGAGAAGATGATCCTGACAAACTTGGAAATGGCTATGTTTCATATATTCACGCTTTACTCCAGGCCACCTATCCCGAAAAAACGTATCATATCATAAATAAAGGCATCAATGGTCATACCATTCGTGATCTCGGTGAACGCTGGCAAGAAGACGTTATTGATTTAAAACCTGACATGCTAGTCATTATGATTGGAATTAATGACGTATGGCGTCAATTTGACCATTCAGAAAAGTCTTCCCTCCATGTGTATCCTGACGAATTTAAAGAAACGTACGAAGATCTTATTGCACGATCTAACGCAAAGCAAACTGTCTTGTTATCGCCATTTCATGTTCAAAGTAATGTAGACGACCCTATGCGGCAAATGATGGACCAATACGGCAGCCTTACAAAAGCAGTTGCAGCATCAACAGGAGCTACGTTTATCGACATTCAAACACACACCTTCGACCTATTGATGCAGGGCTTAGATGATGTTGAAATCGCTCAAGATCGCATTCATCCAACATCTGTTGGTCATATGGCGATCGCTAGAACCGTCTTAACTCACCTAGGCTATTCATGGTAAACAAATAAAAAAGTTGAAGCTCGCTTCTGAGAAGCCGCTTCAACTTTTCTCTATGCCTTCATTTACACCGAATAGAATTTTTTCCAGTTTATCTTCATCCACTTCGAAATCGTGTACTTTTCCGACACCCAATTCAACTGGTCGTTCAATAAGAGCGCCTTCTTTAAACAAATCCGCGAGTGCGTAACGGACGGTCTCATCTTCAAAACCATTTGCAACGGCACGATCAACCACATCTTCTTGAGCGCGGATTTTCTGTGCACCAATAATCTCATGAAGTTTATTTCGTAATGCTTCACTGTAATGGTTCATGGTAACACTCCTTTATGC includes:
- a CDS encoding SGNH/GDSL hydrolase family protein; translated protein: MSVLDYDRILFIGDSITDCNRNRLEREDDPDKLGNGYVSYIHALLQATYPEKTYHIINKGINGHTIRDLGERWQEDVIDLKPDMLVIMIGINDVWRQFDHSEKSSLHVYPDEFKETYEDLIARSNAKQTVLLSPFHVQSNVDDPMRQMMDQYGSLTKAVAASTGATFIDIQTHTFDLLMQGLDDVEIAQDRIHPTSVGHMAIARTVLTHLGYSW